A genomic window from Tenebrio molitor chromosome X, icTenMoli1.1, whole genome shotgun sequence includes:
- the TppII gene encoding tripeptidyl-peptidase 2 isoform X1, translated as MTDLPTELEFPLWGLLPKKETGVVTFTTKHPEYDGRGTVIAIFDSGVDPGAPGLQKTSDGKIKVIHRFDCSGCGDVNTSTIVQPTDSVITGLTGRKLKIPAQWKNPTNNYRIGVKHAYDLYPERLQERMASEYKEKKWDEYHRKSVAEANRQLIEFDSKHTSSSLSDTEKLTKEDLEAKLEILTTSEKKFHDAGPVYDCVLFHDGEKWQCCVDTTEQGDLERCHVLGEYSLTHEYFPLTSSDKLNFSMNVHDNGNILELVGLCSSHGTHVASIASAFFPDCPQECGVAPGAQIASFTIGDGRLGSMETGTALVRAIIKLMELSKEQKIHVINMSYGEHAHFSDAGRIGELMNEVVNKYGVIWVASAGNHGPALSTIGTPPDISQETIIGVGAYVSPEMMVAAYSMRQKLPEMPFTWSSRGPCIDGGIGVTVCAPGGAVTSVPNCTLRYSQLMNGTSMASPHVAGAVSIILSGLMRLDCPYSPFSVKRAIENTAFILPDVEVFAQGSGLLQVDKCFDFLVQHKEVPERDIRFHVSCGSSNSKGIYLRSKPTNTCSSYNISVEPHFLDSDNVAADVKINFNMKLALVCNASYVSCPTHLDLSNASRVFAIKVDPTALSVGVHSTFISAFDVQSVAKGPVFKIPITVIQPYEIASSKHAVSFTSVLFKPNSIKRHFLVVPHFATWAVLRMSSTDPKGVGRFVVHTMHLLPKQSCKTLESNKAVTVTSNVDSIISFQVRSNVVLEVAIAKYWANLGDLNLDYSISFHGIKPNQESIMMHAADGIHSLEVTSLQGEEILPSITLKNSVQILKPNEGKVSPLTSRDVIPPSRQIYELLLVYSFTLTKSTEVSPNVALLSDVLYESEFESQLWMLFDSNKQLLGCGDAYPSKYSIKLEKGDYVIRLHVRHEKKEYLDKLSDVPLLLQQKLSNAINLDVYNSYLQAIVAGKKANVSHGLHSTVMPFYIAPLPADKFVAKSNNPAQLLTGYISYCKDDLGKKVDSHPFKYVLLEGSSKKSSNGTNNSSDKSKLDECKEAVRDLKTQFLGKMDVANAEKLYEEYTGEFPDHLPLHTAFLQVLDPLDVKRALPNLASRSFQFTKDTQNKITSVCDKALESLNEESILAFTAMKADLRPDASKIKTAMDQKKNIYLECLCRKGIALCRLYFLEETNKSEILESVSKIWKSFVRFVDPSDSKVVTSYIIYFMLWHAKVYKQFGRLLKYAIRLQDERPSKELEEKIIELYKLNEWEYLASHFLRNLPSKFPSAYRPF; from the exons ATGACAGATTTACCAACTGAACTTGAATTTCCTCTCTGGGGCTTATTACCAAAGAAGGAAACAGGAGTTGTTACGTTCACTACTAAGCATCCTGAATATGATGGAAGAGGTACTGTAATAGCAATTTTTGATTCAGGAGTTGATCCAGGAGCACCTGGTTTGCAG AAAACATCTGatggaaaaattaaagtaattcacAGGTTTGACTGTAGTGGCTGTGGAGATGTTAACACTAGTACGATTGTACAACCAACTGATTCAGTTATAACAGGACTCACTGGTAGAAAACTTAAA ATTCCTGCTCAATGGAAAAATCCCACAAACAACTATAGAATAGGTGTGAAACATGCCTACGACTTGTATCCTGAAAGACTGCAAGAGCGTATGGCATCTGAATACAAGGAGAAAAAATGGGATGAATATCACAGAAAATCAGTAGCTGAAGCAAACAGACAACTAATCGAATTTGATTCAAAACACACAA gttCAAGCTTGTCAGACACGGAGAAGCTTACAAAAGAAGATCTTGAAGCTAAATTGGAAATATTGACGACCAGCGAGAAGAAATTCCACGACGCAGGTCCTGTTTACGACTGCGTTCTCTTTCACGATGGCGAGAAGTGGCAGTGTTGTGTGGACACAACAGAGCAAGGAGACCTCGAACGATGCCATGTTCTAGGAGAATACAGTCTCACTCACGAATATTTTCCTTTAACGTCTTCAGACAAACTGAATTTTAGCATGAACGTACACGATAACGGGAACATTTTGGAATTAGTAGGTCTATGCT CAAGTCACGGCACTCACGTCGCCTCAATCGCTTCTGCGTTTTTTCCGGATTGTCCGCAAGAGTGCGGTGTCGCACCTGGGGCGCAAATTGCCTCATTCACTATCGGCGATGGTCGATTAGGCTCGATGGAAACTGGTACCGCACTGGTCAGAGCCATAATCAAATTAATGGAGTTATCAAAGGAACAAAAAATTCATGTAATTAACATGAGCTACGGCGAGCATGCGCACTTCTCAGATGCCGG GCGAATAGGAGAATTGATGAACGAAGTAGTAAATAAATATGGCGTGATATGGGTTGCATCTGCTGGAAATCACGGTCCAGCGCTAAGCACAATCGGTACTCCTCCAGATATAAGCCAGGAAACTATCATAGGTGTTGGAGCATATGTATCACCTGAGATGATGGTGGCCGCATATTCCATGCGTCAGAAACTACCAG AAATGCCTTTTACTTGGTCGTCTCGGGGTCCATGTATAGATGGAGGAATTGGTGTAACTGTGTGTGCCCCAGGGGGCGCTGTGACCTCGGTTCCTAACTGCACACTTCGGTACTCGCAATTGATGAACGGTACTTCAATGGCGTCTCCACACGTTGCCGGTGCTGTTAGTATAATATTGTCAGGGCTTATGCGACTGGACTGTCCTTATTCGCCATTCAGTGTTAAGCGAGCTATAGAAAATACAGCTTTTATATTGCCAGATGTCGAAGTATTTGCTCAAGGAAGTGGTTTACTTCAAGTAGATAAATGTTTCGATTTCTTAGTTCAACATAAAGAGGTTCCAGAACGCGACATTCGGTTTCATGTCAGTTGTGGATCGTCCAATTCCAAAGGAATTTACTTGAGATCGAAACCCACAAATACTTGTTCCTCTTATAACATCTCGGTAGAGCCGCACTTTTTAGATTCGGATAACGTAGCAGCTGacgttaaaattaatttcaacatGAAGTTAGCTTTAGTTTGTAACGCTTCGTACGTGAGTTGTCCAACTCATTTAGACTTATCGAACGCGAGTAGAGTGTTTGCTATTAAAGTCGATCCAACTGCATTATCTGTTGGTGTTCACAGTACGTTTATTAGCGCATTCGATGTACAATCTGTCGCAAAGGGacctgtttttaaaatacccaTAACTGTAATACAACCCTACGAGATTGCATCATCCAAACATGCAGTTTCGTTCACTTCGGTTCTTTTCAAACCGAATTCAatcaaaaggcactttttggtgGTCCCACATTTCGCTACGTGGGCCGTTCTGCGCATGTCTTCGACAGATCCAAAAGGCGTTGGAAGATTCGTGGTCCACACCATGCATTTGTTGCCCAAACAGAGCTGCAAAACTTTAGAATCCAATAAAGCCGTTACCGTCACTTCAAATGTTGACTCCATTATTAGTTTTCAAGTTCGAAGTAATGTTGTGTTAGAAGTTGCAATCGCCAAGTATTGGGCCAATCTAGGAGACCTTAATTTAGATTATTCGATATCTTTCCACGGAATCAAACCAAATCAAGAATCGATCATGATGCACGCAGCAGATGGCATTCACTCACTCGAAGTTACTTCTTTACAAGGAGAAGAAATTCTACCATCAAtcactttgaaaaattccgtccaaattttaaa ACCGAATGAAGGAAAAGTTTCACCTCTCACTTCAAGGGACGTGATACCACCCAGTCGTCAAATTTATGAATTGCTTTTGGTGTACAGTTTCACGCTAACCAAATCAACAGAAGTATCGCCGAATGTAGCGCTACTAAGCGACGTTTTGTACGAATCTGAGTTTGAATCACAGCTTTGGATGCTTTTCGATTCCAACAAGCAACTTTTGGGTTGCGGTGATGCTTACCCTTCAAAG TATTccataaaattagaaaaaggtGACTACGTCATTAGGTTACATGTAAGACACGAAAAAAAGGAGTACCTCGACAAACTTTCCGACGTTCCTCTTCtccttcaacaaaaattgagTAACGCTATCAATTTAGACGTGTACAACAGCTACTTGCAAGCAATAGTTGCCGGTAAAAAAGCGAACGTGAGTCACGGATTGCATTCCACAGTGATGCCATTTTACATCGCCCCCTTACCAGCAGACAA ATTTGTAGCGAAGTCCAACAATCCAGCACAGTTACTGACAGGGTACATCAGTTACTGCAAAGACGACTTGGGTAAAAAAGTTGATTCGCATCCGTTTAAGTATGTGCTCCTCGAAGGctcgtcaaaaaaatcttcaaatggCACTAACAACAGTTCCGATAAGTCCAAACTTGACGAGTGCAAGGAAGCAGTGAGAGATCTCAAGACACAGTTTTTGGGGAAAATGG ATGTCGCCAATGCCGAGAAACTCTACGAGGAATATACTGGCGAGTTCCCCGATCATCTACCTCTGCACACTGCGTTTTTGCAAGTTTTGGATCCCTTGGATGTTAAAAGAGCCCTCCCGAATTTGGCATCCAGGAGTTTTCAGTTTACCAAGGAcactcaaaacaaaattacatctGTTTGCGATAAAGCACTGGAGAGCTTAAACGAAGAATCGATTCTGGCGTTCACCGCTATGAAGGCGGATTTGCGTCCCGACGcatcgaaaataaaaac GGCAATGGATCAGAAGAAAAACATCTACCTGGAGTGCTTGTGTCGCAAAGGTATTGCTTTGTGTCGACTGTATTTTCTCGAGGAGACCAACAAAAGCGAAATACTGGAGTCGGTTTCGAAAATTTGGAAGAGTTTTGTGCGTTTCGTTGACCCAAGCGATTCGAAG GTCGTAACGTcgtatattatttattttatgttgtGGCACGCCAAAGTGTACAAGCAGTTTGGGCGGTTGTTAAAATACGCCATCAGATTACAGGATGAAAGGCCGAGTAAAGAGCTCGAAGAGAAGATAATTGAATTATACAAGTTGAACGAGTGGGAATATCTGGCTtcacattttttaagaaatttaccTTCAAAATTCCCCTCTGCGTATAGgccattttaa
- the TppII gene encoding tripeptidyl-peptidase 2 isoform X2 produces the protein MASEYKEKKWDEYHRKSVAEANRQLIEFDSKHTSSSLSDTEKLTKEDLEAKLEILTTSEKKFHDAGPVYDCVLFHDGEKWQCCVDTTEQGDLERCHVLGEYSLTHEYFPLTSSDKLNFSMNVHDNGNILELVGLCSSHGTHVASIASAFFPDCPQECGVAPGAQIASFTIGDGRLGSMETGTALVRAIIKLMELSKEQKIHVINMSYGEHAHFSDAGRIGELMNEVVNKYGVIWVASAGNHGPALSTIGTPPDISQETIIGVGAYVSPEMMVAAYSMRQKLPEMPFTWSSRGPCIDGGIGVTVCAPGGAVTSVPNCTLRYSQLMNGTSMASPHVAGAVSIILSGLMRLDCPYSPFSVKRAIENTAFILPDVEVFAQGSGLLQVDKCFDFLVQHKEVPERDIRFHVSCGSSNSKGIYLRSKPTNTCSSYNISVEPHFLDSDNVAADVKINFNMKLALVCNASYVSCPTHLDLSNASRVFAIKVDPTALSVGVHSTFISAFDVQSVAKGPVFKIPITVIQPYEIASSKHAVSFTSVLFKPNSIKRHFLVVPHFATWAVLRMSSTDPKGVGRFVVHTMHLLPKQSCKTLESNKAVTVTSNVDSIISFQVRSNVVLEVAIAKYWANLGDLNLDYSISFHGIKPNQESIMMHAADGIHSLEVTSLQGEEILPSITLKNSVQILKPNEGKVSPLTSRDVIPPSRQIYELLLVYSFTLTKSTEVSPNVALLSDVLYESEFESQLWMLFDSNKQLLGCGDAYPSKYSIKLEKGDYVIRLHVRHEKKEYLDKLSDVPLLLQQKLSNAINLDVYNSYLQAIVAGKKANVSHGLHSTVMPFYIAPLPADKFVAKSNNPAQLLTGYISYCKDDLGKKVDSHPFKYVLLEGSSKKSSNGTNNSSDKSKLDECKEAVRDLKTQFLGKMDVANAEKLYEEYTGEFPDHLPLHTAFLQVLDPLDVKRALPNLASRSFQFTKDTQNKITSVCDKALESLNEESILAFTAMKADLRPDASKIKTAMDQKKNIYLECLCRKGIALCRLYFLEETNKSEILESVSKIWKSFVRFVDPSDSKVVTSYIIYFMLWHAKVYKQFGRLLKYAIRLQDERPSKELEEKIIELYKLNEWEYLASHFLRNLPSKFPSAYRPF, from the exons ATGGCATCTGAATACAAGGAGAAAAAATGGGATGAATATCACAGAAAATCAGTAGCTGAAGCAAACAGACAACTAATCGAATTTGATTCAAAACACACAA gttCAAGCTTGTCAGACACGGAGAAGCTTACAAAAGAAGATCTTGAAGCTAAATTGGAAATATTGACGACCAGCGAGAAGAAATTCCACGACGCAGGTCCTGTTTACGACTGCGTTCTCTTTCACGATGGCGAGAAGTGGCAGTGTTGTGTGGACACAACAGAGCAAGGAGACCTCGAACGATGCCATGTTCTAGGAGAATACAGTCTCACTCACGAATATTTTCCTTTAACGTCTTCAGACAAACTGAATTTTAGCATGAACGTACACGATAACGGGAACATTTTGGAATTAGTAGGTCTATGCT CAAGTCACGGCACTCACGTCGCCTCAATCGCTTCTGCGTTTTTTCCGGATTGTCCGCAAGAGTGCGGTGTCGCACCTGGGGCGCAAATTGCCTCATTCACTATCGGCGATGGTCGATTAGGCTCGATGGAAACTGGTACCGCACTGGTCAGAGCCATAATCAAATTAATGGAGTTATCAAAGGAACAAAAAATTCATGTAATTAACATGAGCTACGGCGAGCATGCGCACTTCTCAGATGCCGG GCGAATAGGAGAATTGATGAACGAAGTAGTAAATAAATATGGCGTGATATGGGTTGCATCTGCTGGAAATCACGGTCCAGCGCTAAGCACAATCGGTACTCCTCCAGATATAAGCCAGGAAACTATCATAGGTGTTGGAGCATATGTATCACCTGAGATGATGGTGGCCGCATATTCCATGCGTCAGAAACTACCAG AAATGCCTTTTACTTGGTCGTCTCGGGGTCCATGTATAGATGGAGGAATTGGTGTAACTGTGTGTGCCCCAGGGGGCGCTGTGACCTCGGTTCCTAACTGCACACTTCGGTACTCGCAATTGATGAACGGTACTTCAATGGCGTCTCCACACGTTGCCGGTGCTGTTAGTATAATATTGTCAGGGCTTATGCGACTGGACTGTCCTTATTCGCCATTCAGTGTTAAGCGAGCTATAGAAAATACAGCTTTTATATTGCCAGATGTCGAAGTATTTGCTCAAGGAAGTGGTTTACTTCAAGTAGATAAATGTTTCGATTTCTTAGTTCAACATAAAGAGGTTCCAGAACGCGACATTCGGTTTCATGTCAGTTGTGGATCGTCCAATTCCAAAGGAATTTACTTGAGATCGAAACCCACAAATACTTGTTCCTCTTATAACATCTCGGTAGAGCCGCACTTTTTAGATTCGGATAACGTAGCAGCTGacgttaaaattaatttcaacatGAAGTTAGCTTTAGTTTGTAACGCTTCGTACGTGAGTTGTCCAACTCATTTAGACTTATCGAACGCGAGTAGAGTGTTTGCTATTAAAGTCGATCCAACTGCATTATCTGTTGGTGTTCACAGTACGTTTATTAGCGCATTCGATGTACAATCTGTCGCAAAGGGacctgtttttaaaatacccaTAACTGTAATACAACCCTACGAGATTGCATCATCCAAACATGCAGTTTCGTTCACTTCGGTTCTTTTCAAACCGAATTCAatcaaaaggcactttttggtgGTCCCACATTTCGCTACGTGGGCCGTTCTGCGCATGTCTTCGACAGATCCAAAAGGCGTTGGAAGATTCGTGGTCCACACCATGCATTTGTTGCCCAAACAGAGCTGCAAAACTTTAGAATCCAATAAAGCCGTTACCGTCACTTCAAATGTTGACTCCATTATTAGTTTTCAAGTTCGAAGTAATGTTGTGTTAGAAGTTGCAATCGCCAAGTATTGGGCCAATCTAGGAGACCTTAATTTAGATTATTCGATATCTTTCCACGGAATCAAACCAAATCAAGAATCGATCATGATGCACGCAGCAGATGGCATTCACTCACTCGAAGTTACTTCTTTACAAGGAGAAGAAATTCTACCATCAAtcactttgaaaaattccgtccaaattttaaa ACCGAATGAAGGAAAAGTTTCACCTCTCACTTCAAGGGACGTGATACCACCCAGTCGTCAAATTTATGAATTGCTTTTGGTGTACAGTTTCACGCTAACCAAATCAACAGAAGTATCGCCGAATGTAGCGCTACTAAGCGACGTTTTGTACGAATCTGAGTTTGAATCACAGCTTTGGATGCTTTTCGATTCCAACAAGCAACTTTTGGGTTGCGGTGATGCTTACCCTTCAAAG TATTccataaaattagaaaaaggtGACTACGTCATTAGGTTACATGTAAGACACGAAAAAAAGGAGTACCTCGACAAACTTTCCGACGTTCCTCTTCtccttcaacaaaaattgagTAACGCTATCAATTTAGACGTGTACAACAGCTACTTGCAAGCAATAGTTGCCGGTAAAAAAGCGAACGTGAGTCACGGATTGCATTCCACAGTGATGCCATTTTACATCGCCCCCTTACCAGCAGACAA ATTTGTAGCGAAGTCCAACAATCCAGCACAGTTACTGACAGGGTACATCAGTTACTGCAAAGACGACTTGGGTAAAAAAGTTGATTCGCATCCGTTTAAGTATGTGCTCCTCGAAGGctcgtcaaaaaaatcttcaaatggCACTAACAACAGTTCCGATAAGTCCAAACTTGACGAGTGCAAGGAAGCAGTGAGAGATCTCAAGACACAGTTTTTGGGGAAAATGG ATGTCGCCAATGCCGAGAAACTCTACGAGGAATATACTGGCGAGTTCCCCGATCATCTACCTCTGCACACTGCGTTTTTGCAAGTTTTGGATCCCTTGGATGTTAAAAGAGCCCTCCCGAATTTGGCATCCAGGAGTTTTCAGTTTACCAAGGAcactcaaaacaaaattacatctGTTTGCGATAAAGCACTGGAGAGCTTAAACGAAGAATCGATTCTGGCGTTCACCGCTATGAAGGCGGATTTGCGTCCCGACGcatcgaaaataaaaac GGCAATGGATCAGAAGAAAAACATCTACCTGGAGTGCTTGTGTCGCAAAGGTATTGCTTTGTGTCGACTGTATTTTCTCGAGGAGACCAACAAAAGCGAAATACTGGAGTCGGTTTCGAAAATTTGGAAGAGTTTTGTGCGTTTCGTTGACCCAAGCGATTCGAAG GTCGTAACGTcgtatattatttattttatgttgtGGCACGCCAAAGTGTACAAGCAGTTTGGGCGGTTGTTAAAATACGCCATCAGATTACAGGATGAAAGGCCGAGTAAAGAGCTCGAAGAGAAGATAATTGAATTATACAAGTTGAACGAGTGGGAATATCTGGCTtcacattttttaagaaatttaccTTCAAAATTCCCCTCTGCGTATAGgccattttaa